A stretch of Anaeromyxobacter dehalogenans 2CP-1 DNA encodes these proteins:
- a CDS encoding M23 family metallopeptidase, with protein MALAAGILLGRLTAPGGRFAIGGASPGDAAPGAQAPAAPAAAVQQAAPAPGAAPAAPAAAPDASATAAAPAPAAAPPAAPAGPRRVVATLSGALEESIQRALPPEDRDVGEQLTQVVNRLLVWDLRVARDGRKGDRIEILYSPPAPAAQGLPASGEPVVEAVRFASQKLGRVFAAYRFQPEGSRWPRYYRADGTELEELLVDAPIHEYDQVTSLLRDGRRHKGVDFRTPTGTPVFATFDGVIERRNWNFAGNGNCLDLRDPASGRHAIFLHLEVLPKDMVPGRRVKKGEQIALSGNTGHSTAPHLHYQLEAPDGRILDPFEIHKIRRASLDPARRPAYDARRTALDAALGGAVAATQAPAAVPATPVALPAAR; from the coding sequence GTGGCGCTCGCCGCGGGCATCCTGCTCGGCCGCCTCACGGCTCCCGGCGGCCGCTTCGCGATCGGCGGAGCGTCCCCGGGCGACGCCGCCCCCGGCGCGCAGGCGCCGGCCGCGCCCGCCGCCGCGGTCCAGCAGGCCGCCCCTGCCCCCGGGGCTGCGCCGGCCGCCCCGGCCGCGGCGCCGGACGCGAGCGCGACCGCAGCGGCGCCCGCGCCCGCCGCGGCGCCGCCCGCCGCGCCCGCCGGCCCGCGCCGCGTCGTCGCGACGCTCTCCGGGGCGCTGGAGGAGTCGATCCAGCGCGCGCTCCCGCCCGAGGACCGGGACGTCGGCGAGCAGCTCACGCAGGTGGTGAACCGGCTGCTCGTCTGGGACCTCCGCGTCGCCCGCGACGGCCGCAAGGGCGACCGGATCGAGATCCTCTACTCGCCGCCGGCGCCTGCCGCCCAGGGCCTGCCCGCGTCGGGCGAGCCGGTGGTCGAGGCGGTGCGGTTCGCGTCGCAGAAGCTCGGCCGCGTGTTCGCCGCGTACCGCTTCCAGCCCGAGGGATCGCGCTGGCCGCGCTACTACCGCGCCGACGGCACCGAGCTCGAGGAGCTGCTGGTGGACGCGCCCATCCACGAGTACGACCAGGTCACCTCGCTGCTGCGCGACGGCCGCCGCCACAAGGGCGTGGACTTTCGCACGCCCACCGGCACGCCGGTGTTCGCCACGTTCGACGGCGTCATCGAGCGGCGGAACTGGAACTTCGCCGGGAACGGCAACTGCCTCGACCTCCGCGATCCCGCCTCCGGGCGGCACGCGATCTTCCTGCACCTCGAGGTGCTGCCCAAGGACATGGTCCCGGGCCGGCGCGTGAAGAAGGGCGAGCAGATCGCGCTGTCCGGGAACACCGGCCACTCCACCGCGCCGCACCTGCACTATCAGCTCGAGGCGCCCGACGGCCGGATCCTGGATCCGTTCGAGATCCACAAGATCCGCCGCGCCTCGCTCGACCCCGCCCGCCGCCCCGCCTACGACGCGCGGCGCACCGCGCTCGACGCCGCGCTCGGCGGTGCCGTGGCCGCGACGCAGGCGCCGGCGGCCGTCCCCGCCACCCCGGTCGCGCTCCCCGCGGCGCGCTGA
- a CDS encoding DsrE family protein, which produces MERRAVIFVSHADAGALRLAGSAALAAAALGDRVDVYLFGPAVPALVAAHDADPEEPGAALQQARTVGECRLIACSASVVEQKVALADAERTLDAVVGWPTILEWSAGVTDRFFF; this is translated from the coding sequence ATGGAGCGCCGCGCCGTGATCTTCGTGTCGCACGCCGACGCCGGCGCGCTCCGCCTGGCCGGCTCCGCCGCCCTGGCCGCCGCCGCGCTGGGCGACCGGGTGGACGTCTACCTGTTCGGCCCGGCCGTCCCGGCGCTGGTGGCCGCGCACGACGCCGACCCGGAGGAGCCGGGTGCGGCGCTTCAGCAGGCCCGGACGGTGGGCGAGTGCCGCCTGATCGCGTGCAGCGCCAGCGTCGTCGAGCAGAAGGTCGCGCTCGCCGACGCGGAGCGGACGCTGGACGCGGTGGTGGGCTGGCCGACGATCCTCGAGTGGTCCGCCGGCGTGACGGACCGATTCTTCTTCTGA
- a CDS encoding cation:proton antiporter: MIAHLLVALAVLLTAAKLGGVLAARLGQPPVLGELLAGVALGALPALGLHGTEGLARDAVLEALAELGVILLLFEVGLSTRFADLVKVGASAFLVACIGVVVPMALGYGVGAWLLPEASPVAHLFLGAALSATSVGITARVLRDMGRIGSPAGQIVLGAAVIDDVLGLLVLAVMVGLAGGGGGSGVMTVLAWVGAKAVGFLGVALVAGRWAAPRLFAIAARLRGQGVLFTLALVVCFALSWAASAVGLAPIVGAFAAGLVLEGVPFAELSDGAERLEERLTPLAAVLVPLFFVRMGLAVDLGALGTGSLALAGALSVAAILGKQACALAVVTPGVDRLAVGLGMIPRGEVGLIFANIGMSLAPGGRPLLGPGAFAAIVAMVLVTTLVTPPLLRWRMGTAPAAAAGPAPTVRAA, encoded by the coding sequence GTGATCGCGCACCTGCTCGTCGCCCTCGCCGTCCTGCTCACCGCCGCGAAGCTCGGCGGCGTCCTCGCGGCCCGGCTGGGACAGCCGCCCGTCCTCGGCGAGCTCCTCGCCGGCGTCGCGCTCGGCGCGCTCCCCGCCCTCGGGCTGCACGGGACGGAGGGGCTGGCGCGCGACGCGGTGCTGGAGGCGCTCGCGGAGCTCGGCGTCATCCTGCTGCTGTTCGAGGTCGGGCTCTCCACGCGCTTCGCCGATCTGGTGAAGGTCGGCGCGTCCGCGTTCCTGGTGGCGTGCATCGGCGTGGTGGTGCCCATGGCGCTCGGCTACGGGGTGGGCGCGTGGCTCCTGCCGGAGGCGAGCCCGGTCGCGCACCTGTTCCTGGGCGCGGCGCTCTCGGCCACCAGCGTGGGCATCACCGCCCGCGTGCTCCGCGACATGGGCCGCATCGGCTCGCCGGCCGGGCAGATCGTCCTCGGCGCGGCGGTGATCGATGACGTGCTCGGCCTGCTCGTGCTGGCGGTGATGGTCGGCCTGGCCGGCGGCGGCGGCGGCTCCGGGGTGATGACGGTCCTGGCGTGGGTCGGCGCGAAGGCGGTCGGGTTCCTCGGCGTCGCGCTCGTGGCGGGCCGGTGGGCGGCGCCGCGGCTGTTCGCGATCGCGGCGCGGCTCCGGGGCCAGGGCGTGCTGTTCACGCTGGCGCTGGTGGTCTGCTTCGCCCTGTCCTGGGCGGCCTCGGCGGTGGGGCTCGCGCCCATCGTGGGCGCGTTCGCGGCCGGGCTGGTGCTGGAGGGCGTGCCGTTCGCGGAGCTGAGCGACGGCGCGGAGCGGCTCGAGGAGCGGCTCACCCCGCTCGCGGCGGTGCTCGTCCCGCTGTTCTTCGTGCGGATGGGCCTCGCGGTCGACCTCGGCGCGCTGGGCACCGGCTCGCTCGCGCTCGCGGGCGCGCTCTCGGTGGCGGCGATCCTCGGCAAGCAGGCGTGCGCGCTCGCGGTGGTGACGCCGGGGGTGGACCGGCTCGCGGTGGGGCTCGGGATGATCCCGCGCGGCGAGGTGGGGCTCATCTTCGCGAACATCGGCATGTCGCTCGCGCCCGGCGGGCGGCCGCTGCTCGGGCCGGGCGCGTTCGCGGCCATCGTCGCCATGGTGCTCGTGACCACGCTGGTGACGCCTCCGCTCCTCCGCTGGCGGATGGGGACGGCGCCCGCGGCGGCGGCCGGTCCCGCACCCACCGTCCGGGCGGCGTGA
- a CDS encoding putative signal transducing protein, translating into MELVPQREGSAQHSSEYRTVAVYWTRAEAELARGMLEADGIPAAFRDGADAALLPGTRALRLMVPAMDLDRSRDILATPEPAHAAEPPAPAVPARDGWGVTWLVVWIAAFGLAGVFALGRVLR; encoded by the coding sequence GTGGAGCTTGTGCCGCAGCGCGAGGGGAGCGCGCAGCACTCGTCGGAGTACCGGACCGTCGCCGTCTACTGGACGCGCGCCGAGGCGGAGCTCGCCCGCGGCATGCTCGAGGCCGACGGCATCCCGGCCGCGTTCCGCGACGGCGCCGACGCGGCGCTGCTGCCCGGCACGCGCGCGCTGCGGCTCATGGTGCCCGCCATGGACCTCGACCGCTCGCGCGACATCCTGGCGACGCCGGAGCCGGCGCACGCCGCGGAGCCGCCCGCGCCGGCGGTGCCGGCGCGCGACGGCTGGGGTGTCACCTGGCTGGTGGTGTGGATCGCGGCGTTCGGGCTCGCCGGCGTGTTCGCGCTCGGGCGCGTGCTGCGCTGA
- a CDS encoding 30S ribosomal protein S1, protein MSDQKKPESPGPVVIRKGHVKPPPPGAKIEAPEEERLAPATSQPAPAAQDRRPLWQRVAEDRNPRPGGAGPQQRGGPRGPRPGGGGPRGERRPRGERPERREHGEPAPAASLDSPRPPAGEPPPAPEVEVPDEGSFADMLAGSEAGPRRRFQVGEKVAGKIIQIGGDVAFLELGSGVAEAMIETVELKDEAGNVAARVGDIIDAVVVKATDRGAVVSKGHGRATRDNARDAVIEAAHTGLPVEGVVKAVNKGGLEVEVHGVRAFCPISQIDVRFVGDASSFVGQKLLFKVTRADARDAVLSRRALLEEERAHKAAETRARLAPGAVFDGVVTSVQDYGAFVDIGGVEGLVHVSELAWDRVSKPQDLLSAGDAVQVQVLRIDEDPKKGERIGLSVKALAPRPEPAAPAPGAEGAERPARPTPPPPPRVGDVVQATVDKVESFGVFVRFAGGRGLVPASETGTPRGSDLRRSFKVGDTLQALVSAIDEQGRIRLSKTEAEHAAERAEAREYMAKAPRGQGKGFGTLGDLLRQKLEKK, encoded by the coding sequence ATGTCGGACCAGAAGAAGCCCGAGTCCCCGGGCCCGGTGGTGATCCGCAAGGGCCACGTGAAGCCCCCGCCGCCCGGCGCGAAGATCGAGGCGCCCGAGGAGGAGCGGCTCGCGCCCGCGACGTCGCAGCCCGCGCCGGCGGCGCAGGACCGCCGCCCGCTCTGGCAGCGCGTGGCGGAGGATCGCAACCCGCGACCCGGCGGCGCCGGCCCGCAGCAGCGCGGCGGCCCGCGCGGCCCCAGGCCCGGCGGCGGCGGTCCGCGCGGCGAGCGGCGCCCCCGCGGCGAGCGTCCCGAGCGGCGGGAGCACGGTGAGCCGGCCCCGGCCGCCTCGCTCGACTCCCCGCGCCCGCCGGCCGGCGAGCCGCCGCCGGCGCCGGAGGTGGAGGTTCCCGACGAGGGCTCCTTCGCGGACATGCTCGCGGGCTCGGAGGCGGGGCCGCGGCGCCGCTTCCAGGTCGGCGAGAAGGTCGCCGGCAAGATCATCCAGATCGGCGGGGACGTCGCGTTCCTCGAGCTCGGGTCCGGCGTGGCCGAGGCGATGATCGAGACCGTCGAGCTGAAGGACGAGGCCGGGAACGTGGCGGCCCGCGTGGGCGACATCATCGACGCGGTGGTGGTGAAGGCCACCGATCGCGGCGCGGTCGTCTCGAAGGGCCACGGCCGCGCCACCCGCGACAACGCCCGCGACGCGGTGATCGAGGCCGCCCACACCGGCCTGCCGGTGGAGGGCGTGGTGAAGGCGGTGAACAAGGGCGGGCTGGAGGTCGAGGTCCACGGCGTCCGCGCGTTCTGCCCGATCTCGCAGATCGACGTGCGGTTCGTGGGCGACGCCTCCTCGTTCGTCGGCCAGAAGCTCCTGTTCAAGGTCACCCGCGCCGACGCGCGCGACGCCGTGCTCTCGCGGCGCGCGCTGCTCGAGGAGGAGCGCGCCCACAAGGCGGCCGAGACGCGCGCGCGGCTCGCGCCGGGCGCGGTGTTCGACGGCGTCGTGACGAGCGTGCAGGACTACGGCGCGTTCGTGGACATCGGCGGCGTCGAGGGCCTGGTGCACGTCTCCGAGCTGGCCTGGGACCGGGTGTCGAAGCCGCAGGACCTGCTCTCGGCCGGCGACGCGGTGCAGGTGCAGGTGCTCCGCATCGACGAGGATCCGAAGAAGGGCGAGCGCATCGGGCTCTCGGTGAAGGCGCTCGCGCCCCGGCCCGAGCCCGCCGCACCGGCCCCGGGCGCGGAGGGCGCCGAGCGGCCCGCCCGCCCCACCCCGCCGCCGCCGCCGCGCGTGGGCGACGTGGTGCAGGCCACCGTCGACAAGGTGGAGAGCTTCGGCGTGTTCGTGCGCTTCGCCGGCGGCCGCGGCCTGGTGCCGGCGAGCGAGACCGGCACGCCGCGCGGGTCCGACCTGCGCCGGAGCTTCAAGGTCGGCGACACGCTGCAGGCGCTCGTGTCGGCGATCGACGAGCAGGGCCGCATCCGCCTCTCCAAGACCGAGGCCGAGCACGCCGCGGAGCGCGCCGAGGCGCGCGAGTACATGGCGAAGGCGCCGCGCGGGCAGGGCAAGGGCTTCGGCACGCTCGGCGACCTGCTCCGGCAGAAGCTCGAGAAGAAGTAG
- a CDS encoding citrate (Si)-synthase: MAESTLKQVLKQKIEAFRPRIQKLNKEFGEVVIDKVNIGQAIGGARDVRCLVTDISYLDPQEGIRFRGKTIPETFEALKAHVVPGGEMPTVESFFYFLLTGEIPTKEQAQEVFAEFKKREALPQYVIDVLRAMPRDSHPMAMFSAGIVTMQRESVFAKRYGEGNLKKTDMWDPMYEDAMTLVARLPVLAAYIYRMKYKGDTHIASDASLDLGGNFAKMIGQVKPYDDVARMYFILHSDHESGNVSAHTSHLVASALSDAYYSYSAGINGLAGPLHGLANQEVLGWIQQTMKKLNNQVPSKEQLKQFLWDTLNSGQVIPGYGHAVLRKTDPRYTAQNEFAKKHLPNDPLFQLVNMIYEVAPGVLTEHGKTKNPWPNVDAHSGVIQWYYGVREWDFYTVLFGVGRALGVLANLVWDRGLGYAIERPKSVTTEMLEKWAHEGGRKI, encoded by the coding sequence ATGGCTGAGTCCACGCTGAAGCAGGTGCTGAAGCAGAAGATCGAGGCGTTCCGCCCGCGGATTCAGAAGCTGAACAAGGAGTTCGGCGAGGTGGTGATCGACAAGGTCAACATCGGCCAGGCGATCGGCGGCGCCCGCGACGTCCGCTGCCTCGTGACCGACATCTCGTACCTCGACCCGCAGGAAGGCATCCGCTTCCGCGGCAAGACCATCCCCGAGACCTTCGAGGCGCTCAAGGCGCACGTGGTCCCGGGCGGCGAGATGCCGACCGTGGAGAGCTTCTTCTACTTCCTGCTCACGGGCGAGATCCCGACGAAGGAGCAGGCGCAGGAGGTGTTCGCGGAGTTCAAGAAGCGCGAGGCGCTCCCGCAGTACGTCATCGACGTGCTCCGCGCGATGCCGCGCGACTCGCACCCGATGGCGATGTTCTCGGCCGGCATCGTCACGATGCAGCGCGAGTCGGTGTTCGCGAAGCGCTACGGCGAGGGCAACCTCAAGAAGACGGACATGTGGGACCCGATGTACGAGGACGCGATGACGCTCGTCGCGCGCCTCCCGGTGCTCGCCGCGTACATCTACCGGATGAAGTACAAGGGTGACACGCACATCGCGTCGGACGCGAGCCTCGATCTCGGCGGCAACTTCGCCAAGATGATCGGGCAGGTGAAGCCGTACGACGACGTGGCCCGCATGTACTTCATCCTGCACTCGGATCACGAGTCGGGGAACGTCTCGGCCCACACCTCGCACCTGGTCGCGTCGGCGCTCTCCGACGCGTACTACTCCTACTCGGCCGGCATCAACGGCCTCGCCGGCCCGCTGCACGGCCTCGCGAACCAGGAGGTGCTCGGCTGGATCCAGCAGACGATGAAGAAGCTGAACAACCAGGTGCCCTCGAAGGAGCAGCTGAAGCAGTTCCTCTGGGACACGCTGAACTCGGGCCAGGTGATCCCGGGCTACGGCCACGCGGTGCTCCGCAAGACCGACCCCCGCTACACGGCGCAGAACGAGTTCGCGAAGAAGCACCTGCCGAACGACCCGCTCTTCCAGCTCGTGAACATGATCTACGAGGTGGCGCCGGGCGTCCTCACCGAGCACGGCAAGACCAAGAACCCGTGGCCGAACGTGGACGCGCACTCGGGCGTGATCCAGTGGTACTACGGCGTCCGCGAGTGGGACTTCTACACGGTCCTCTTCGGCGTCGGCCGCGCGCTCGGCGTGCTCGCCAACCTCGTGTGGGACCGCGGCCTCGGCTACGCCATCGAGCGGCCGAAGTCGGTCACCACCGAGATGCTGGAGAAGTGGGCGCACGAGGGCGGCCGGAAGATCTAG